A window of the Mesorhizobium opportunistum WSM2075 genome harbors these coding sequences:
- a CDS encoding c-type cytochrome, giving the protein MRSGLSKLLATASATLLLLIAVVVGLTWRSDRAARIRHEAQAATGGDVARALPIMTANGCSGCHTITGVPGAQGQVGPRLDASLADRVIIGGVMANNPENLVRWIRSAREINPHTAMPSTGITEQQARDIAAYLYALK; this is encoded by the coding sequence ATGCGCTCGGGCCTGTCTAAATTGCTTGCCACCGCCAGTGCCACGCTGCTGCTGCTCATCGCCGTTGTGGTCGGGCTGACCTGGCGGTCCGATCGGGCCGCGCGCATCCGGCACGAGGCGCAGGCCGCCACGGGCGGTGACGTTGCGCGCGCTCTGCCGATCATGACCGCGAATGGCTGCTCCGGCTGTCACACGATTACGGGCGTGCCGGGCGCGCAAGGGCAAGTCGGCCCTCGCCTCGACGCAAGCCTTGCCGACCGTGTCATTATCGGCGGCGTCATGGCCAACAATCCGGAGAACCTGGTGCGCTGGATACGATCGGCCAGGGAGATCAATCCGCACACGGCCATGCCATCGACAGGGATCACGGAGCAGCAGGCGCGCGATATCGCAGCCTACCTCTATGCCTTGAAGTGA
- a CDS encoding RNA ligase family protein, with protein sequence MPLKFIKPMEPELVDTPPQGDEWLHEIKFDGYRTQIIKDEDGIRLFTKNGYDWTGRYIELAGEAEAIEAESFIIDGETITVNEAGLSDFPALQSAVTRRKPSRDLYLVAFDLLHLNGHDLRNMPVEDRREILQELIPAVGRIQVSKAMPGTGAAVYSRVDRAGLEGMVSKRKDSVYRSGPTMNWRKIKCYTEKEMDIIGVQREAGKPAMVLMADKGQYAGGAFVAFKADKRQRLWDRVQGKVGGPPPIGLKKEKAEWLKPGLVGRVRFLKGEEKLRHAKLLDFREET encoded by the coding sequence ATGCCTCTGAAGTTCATCAAACCGATGGAACCCGAGCTGGTCGACACGCCACCGCAAGGCGACGAATGGCTCCATGAGATCAAATTTGACGGGTATCGCACCCAGATTATCAAGGATGAAGACGGGATCCGTCTGTTCACCAAGAACGGTTACGACTGGACCGGCCGCTATATCGAACTTGCCGGAGAGGCGGAGGCGATCGAGGCCGAAAGTTTCATCATCGATGGCGAGACGATCACAGTCAACGAGGCCGGCTTGTCCGACTTCCCCGCCCTGCAATCAGCCGTCACCCGCCGGAAGCCGTCGCGCGACCTCTATCTGGTGGCGTTCGATCTCCTGCACCTGAACGGGCATGATTTGCGCAACATGCCGGTGGAAGACCGCCGCGAAATCCTGCAGGAATTGATACCAGCCGTCGGTCGCATTCAGGTCAGCAAAGCCATGCCCGGCACCGGGGCCGCAGTTTATAGCCGGGTGGACAGGGCAGGGCTGGAGGGCATGGTCTCAAAGCGTAAGGACAGCGTCTACCGCAGCGGCCCGACGATGAACTGGCGCAAGATCAAGTGCTATACCGAAAAAGAAATGGACATCATCGGGGTGCAGCGCGAGGCAGGTAAGCCCGCAATGGTGCTCATGGCCGACAAGGGTCAATATGCCGGCGGCGCTTTCGTTGCCTTCAAAGCCGACAAGCGTCAGCGACTATGGGATCGCGTGCAAGGGAAAGTCGGCGGGCCGCCGCCTATCGGTCTCAAGAAGGAAAAGGCCGAATGGCTGAAGCCTGGTCTCGTCGGTCGCGTGCGGTTCCTGAAGGGAGAGGAAAAGCTCCGCCACGCCAAGCTGCTAGATTTCAGGGAGGAAACTTAG
- a CDS encoding ABC transporter permease — protein sequence MKTSHAVRALNGILRREMLRTLRQRGRLLSAMVRPLVWLAIFAAGFRSVLGLSITPPYQTYVLYEVYVVPGLAAMMLLFHAMASSLAMVYDREMGSMRLLLTAPLPRWYLLAARLLASVIVVMPLVYLFLVIARYWDVRPPALGYVAAFPALLLSGLMLGAFGLLVSSVSTQMENFAGVMNFVIFPMFFASTALYPLWRLAEAGPVLATIAAWNPFSSAVELIRFALYLRFDAASAFVVFICLLAFFLAAVVGYDPGRGLWSRRPGS from the coding sequence ATGAAAACGTCTCACGCCGTGCGGGCGCTGAACGGTATCCTGCGCAGGGAGATGCTACGCACGCTGCGGCAACGCGGCCGATTGCTCTCAGCGATGGTAAGGCCGCTTGTCTGGCTGGCGATCTTTGCCGCCGGCTTCCGCTCCGTTCTCGGCCTGTCGATCACGCCGCCCTACCAGACCTATGTGCTCTACGAAGTGTATGTGGTGCCCGGGCTGGCGGCCATGATGCTGCTCTTCCACGCCATGGCGAGCTCGCTGGCCATGGTCTACGACCGCGAGATGGGCAGCATGCGCCTGTTGCTGACGGCGCCGTTGCCACGCTGGTACCTGCTTGCCGCGCGGCTGCTGGCCAGCGTCATTGTCGTCATGCCTCTGGTCTATCTATTCCTAGTTATCGCGCGCTATTGGGACGTCCGGCCGCCGGCTCTCGGCTATGTCGCGGCGTTTCCGGCGCTCTTGCTGTCGGGCCTGATGCTTGGCGCCTTCGGATTGCTCGTATCGTCGGTCTCGACGCAAATGGAGAACTTCGCCGGCGTGATGAATTTCGTCATCTTCCCGATGTTCTTTGCTTCGACGGCGCTCTATCCGCTGTGGCGTCTCGCCGAGGCGGGGCCGGTCCTGGCAACGATCGCCGCGTGGAACCCGTTCAGCTCGGCGGTCGAGTTGATCCGCTTTGCGCTGTATCTGCGGTTCGATGCCGCTTCAGCCTTCGTCGTATTCATCTGTCTGCTCGCGTTCTTCCTCGCTGCCGTGGTCGGTTATGACCCCGGTCGCGGCCTGTGGTCGCGGCGCCCCGGAAGCTGA
- a CDS encoding NAD(P)/FAD-dependent oxidoreductase has product MPCSSGSQIFDVAIVGGGPAGLAAATYLARFLRSVISFDAGDARAKLIPKCHNCPGFPDGINGEELLGRLRAQARLYGASVADGYVAHAEKREGYFLLTTACGMVQARRVILATGIVDKAPSIKGLQQAIADGIVRLCPVCDAYEARGSRIGVVGPEHLAVREALFLKEYGSRVALLANHPDDVSEAARDVALAGGVEIWDAVDDLIPRRTGFDVVMAEGAPLRNIDVVYPSMGCDVRSELAVALGAIRDEEGYVLVNRHLETSTPGLYAIGDVAEGLNQIAVSFGHAATAATHIHNDLRDCAKPAPKCR; this is encoded by the coding sequence ATGCCATGTTCTTCCGGCTCACAAATTTTTGACGTTGCTATCGTCGGCGGCGGCCCAGCAGGGCTCGCCGCAGCCACGTATTTGGCCAGGTTTCTGCGTTCGGTGATCTCATTCGACGCGGGGGATGCGCGTGCCAAGCTCATTCCAAAATGCCATAACTGTCCCGGCTTCCCCGACGGCATCAACGGGGAAGAACTGCTCGGCCGCCTACGAGCCCAAGCACGTCTATACGGGGCGAGTGTCGCCGACGGTTACGTAGCTCACGCCGAAAAACGCGAGGGATATTTTCTTCTGACGACGGCCTGCGGGATGGTCCAAGCAAGGCGCGTAATTCTGGCAACGGGCATTGTGGACAAGGCACCTTCGATTAAAGGACTGCAGCAGGCGATCGCGGATGGCATTGTCAGACTATGCCCGGTTTGCGATGCGTATGAGGCCAGGGGCAGCCGCATCGGCGTCGTTGGCCCGGAGCATCTCGCCGTCAGGGAGGCTCTGTTCCTGAAGGAATATGGCAGTCGAGTTGCCTTGCTCGCCAACCACCCGGATGATGTTTCCGAGGCTGCCCGCGACGTCGCATTGGCAGGCGGAGTAGAAATCTGGGACGCTGTCGATGACCTGATCCCTCGACGAACCGGGTTCGATGTCGTCATGGCCGAGGGCGCCCCGCTGCGCAACATTGATGTGGTGTACCCCTCCATGGGCTGCGACGTACGCTCCGAACTCGCGGTTGCGCTCGGGGCTATCCGTGACGAAGAGGGCTATGTCCTGGTCAATCGGCACCTTGAGACTTCAACGCCAGGGCTCTATGCCATCGGTGACGTGGCGGAGGGGCTCAATCAAATTGCCGTTTCGTTCGGACATGCCGCCACGGCTGCAACTCACATTCACAACGACCTGCGCGATTGCGCCAAGCCGGCGCCGAAATGTCGATGA
- a CDS encoding low affinity iron permease family protein, whose translation MTNHPVTRVLTSIGTLTSRPAAFLILLVYAVLWMIFERQSLDWHGAATLFTWAMTLFIQRAEHRDTQAIHAKLDEILRSDHNASNITSIDDEEPEEIEKHRHRKQEGD comes from the coding sequence ATGACCAACCATCCCGTCACCCGCGTGCTTACCTCAATCGGCACATTGACCTCTCGTCCCGCGGCATTCCTGATCTTGTTGGTCTATGCGGTGCTTTGGATGATCTTCGAGCGACAGAGCCTGGACTGGCATGGAGCGGCCACCTTGTTCACCTGGGCCATGACGCTGTTCATTCAGCGAGCAGAGCACCGCGATACCCAGGCCATCCATGCCAAACTGGACGAGATCCTGCGATCAGATCACAATGCTTCCAACATCACCAGCATCGACGATGAAGAGCCCGAGGAAATCGAAAAACACCGCCATCGCAAACAGGAGGGCGATTGA
- a CDS encoding PQQ-dependent catabolism-associated beta-propeller protein — translation MQVLMALLLASFVLPAPAAAETIYVSNEQDNTVAVVDGATMTMMATIDVGRRPRGLALSVDNKALFVAEGDDNRIDVVDVATRRMVGQLPSGADPEFFVVHPDGKRLFVANENDNLVSVVDIAAAKVIGTVDVGVEPEGMAASADGRYVACTSETTSMVHLIDAGTLELVDNLLVDTRPRAASFSPDGKQLWVSSEIRGTVTVFDTATRAQTGKIEFAVPGIRPEGVQAVGLAISRDGATAYVALGPANRVAEVDVKTLTVRRLYLVGLRPWHVALSADQKRLVSANGNSGDISFIDIENQEVVKSLPVGRGPWGVVIGP, via the coding sequence ATGCAAGTTCTGATGGCGCTGTTGCTGGCGTCGTTCGTACTTCCTGCTCCCGCCGCCGCCGAGACCATCTACGTGTCCAACGAGCAGGACAATACTGTCGCGGTCGTCGATGGTGCGACAATGACCATGATGGCGACGATCGACGTCGGCCGACGTCCGCGTGGACTGGCGCTTTCGGTCGACAACAAGGCGCTGTTCGTCGCGGAAGGTGACGACAACCGCATCGACGTGGTCGACGTCGCGACGCGCCGGATGGTCGGGCAGTTGCCCTCGGGAGCCGATCCGGAATTCTTCGTGGTCCATCCGGACGGCAAGCGGCTGTTCGTGGCCAACGAGAACGACAATCTGGTGTCGGTAGTGGACATTGCCGCCGCCAAAGTCATCGGCACGGTCGATGTCGGCGTCGAACCGGAAGGCATGGCGGCCAGCGCCGATGGCCGCTATGTCGCCTGCACGTCGGAGACCACCAGCATGGTCCATCTGATCGACGCAGGCACGCTCGAACTGGTCGACAATCTGCTCGTCGACACCCGACCGCGAGCGGCTTCATTCTCGCCGGATGGTAAGCAATTGTGGGTCTCGTCGGAGATACGGGGCACCGTCACCGTCTTCGACACGGCAACGCGCGCGCAAACCGGCAAGATCGAGTTCGCGGTGCCGGGTATCCGACCCGAGGGCGTGCAGGCGGTCGGCTTGGCCATTTCGCGCGACGGCGCGACCGCCTACGTGGCGCTTGGACCAGCCAACAGGGTGGCTGAAGTCGATGTGAAAACGCTGACGGTCCGTCGGCTCTACCTTGTTGGCCTACGGCCCTGGCACGTTGCGCTCTCCGCCGACCAGAAGCGTCTGGTCAGCGCCAACGGCAATTCCGGCGACATCTCCTTTATCGATATCGAGAACCAGGAGGTGGTGAAATCGCTGCCGGTAGGCCGCGGTCCATGGGGCGTGGTGATCGGCCCATGA
- a CDS encoding branched-chain amino acid ABC transporter substrate-binding protein: protein MRLVLALLCLLLIAGPGAAEEQTMLIGYIGQQRKPALPLGPLDETVADDGLQGARLGIADDDSTGRFLGQKFRLEERILAPTEPPADAVRQFANAGIVFVIADLDAGQLLQASAAPGAERMTLLNSRAPDDVLRQQDCRRNVLHTIPSRAMLADGLAQYLVWKRWQHWFLLVGPHPQDQAMAAAFRRAAARFGAEITIDQPWTFRPANGRADTGHVTLQTEIPAVTQVSDYDVLVAADEADEFGAYLEGRTALPRIIAGTQGLVATGWSPVSEEWGATQLQDRFRRQAGRWMLPSDYAAWLAVRSLGEAATRLHSLDPAAIGRYMRGDTFLLAGFKGQGLSFRAWDGQMRQPILIAGPRLLISSSPQPGFLHQRTPLDTLGIDLEESLCKF from the coding sequence ATGAGACTGGTGCTGGCCCTTCTCTGTCTTCTGTTGATCGCCGGCCCTGGCGCCGCCGAGGAACAGACAATGCTAATCGGCTATATCGGCCAGCAGCGCAAACCGGCTCTGCCCTTGGGACCCCTTGACGAAACCGTCGCCGATGATGGCCTGCAAGGCGCAAGGCTCGGTATTGCCGACGACGACAGCACCGGCCGGTTTCTTGGGCAGAAATTTCGGTTGGAGGAAAGGATCCTGGCGCCCACTGAACCTCCGGCCGACGCGGTAAGGCAATTCGCCAATGCCGGCATCGTCTTTGTCATTGCCGATCTCGATGCCGGTCAGCTTCTGCAGGCCAGTGCCGCGCCCGGAGCCGAGCGGATGACGTTGCTCAACAGCCGAGCGCCGGACGACGTGCTGCGCCAGCAGGATTGCCGCAGGAACGTGCTGCACACGATTCCGAGCCGCGCCATGCTCGCCGACGGGTTGGCGCAATATCTCGTCTGGAAGCGGTGGCAGCATTGGTTCCTGCTTGTGGGGCCGCACCCGCAGGATCAGGCCATGGCGGCGGCTTTTCGAAGGGCGGCGGCTCGCTTCGGAGCCGAGATCACGATCGACCAGCCGTGGACGTTCAGGCCCGCCAACGGACGCGCCGATACCGGGCACGTCACGCTGCAAACCGAAATACCCGCGGTCACGCAGGTCAGCGACTATGATGTGCTCGTGGCCGCCGACGAGGCGGATGAATTCGGCGCCTACCTCGAGGGCCGCACCGCCCTGCCGAGGATCATCGCCGGCACGCAAGGGCTGGTCGCGACCGGCTGGAGCCCCGTGAGCGAGGAGTGGGGCGCAACTCAACTGCAGGATCGTTTCCGCAGGCAGGCGGGGCGGTGGATGCTGCCCAGCGACTACGCCGCCTGGCTCGCGGTACGCAGCCTCGGCGAGGCAGCGACGCGTCTGCACAGTCTCGATCCCGCGGCAATCGGGAGATACATGCGCGGCGACACGTTTCTTCTCGCCGGCTTCAAGGGGCAGGGGCTCAGTTTCCGTGCCTGGGATGGACAGATGCGCCAGCCCATCTTGATCGCCGGGCCGCGCCTGCTGATTTCCAGCTCGCCGCAACCGGGCTTCCTGCATCAGCGCACGCCGCTCGATACCCTGGGCATCGACCTGGAGGAGAGCCTATGCAAGTTCTGA
- a CDS encoding SDR family oxidoreductase — translation MKVLVTGASGLIGDALCARLTGEEHEVVRVLHRPGTGVHPDIPTISLDMARALRPEDWTPYLAGVDAVVNCAGVLQDSARENTRHVHSTGASALFIACEQADVNKVIHFSAIGVDRQQPSAFSISKLAGDEALMARSLDWVILRPSVVLGRPAFGASALFRGLAALPLLPVMPDTGRLQVVQLDDVISTVLFFLEPGSPSRLTLDLAGPEALSMREVVGCYRRWFGWSSAQEFILPNWTAATLYRLGDAAAQLGWRPPMRTNAAKEITRGAVGDPQPWMRVTAIQPSSLTAALCLNPATVQERWFAGLYFVKPALFVVLPLFWILTGIISLTAGWRSGVDLLIGTAAGALAEPAVVAGALADMVVGAFIAWRPTSRLGLFGAIAVTLFYAIAGSILRPDLWYEPLGPLLKIFPILVLHFAALAILEER, via the coding sequence ATGAAAGTTCTCGTCACCGGCGCGTCGGGTCTGATTGGGGACGCGCTTTGCGCGCGCCTGACAGGTGAGGAACATGAGGTAGTTCGCGTGCTTCACCGCCCAGGTACTGGCGTCCACCCGGATATCCCAACAATTTCTCTGGATATGGCGCGGGCCTTGCGACCTGAGGATTGGACGCCCTATCTGGCCGGTGTGGACGCCGTCGTAAACTGTGCCGGCGTTCTGCAGGATAGTGCCCGGGAAAACACCCGGCATGTCCATTCGACCGGCGCCTCGGCTCTCTTCATCGCGTGTGAGCAGGCAGATGTGAACAAGGTTATCCACTTTTCCGCCATCGGGGTCGATCGCCAGCAGCCGTCCGCCTTTTCCATCAGCAAGCTCGCCGGCGATGAAGCATTGATGGCGCGCAGTCTTGACTGGGTGATCCTGCGCCCATCGGTAGTTCTGGGAAGGCCGGCTTTCGGCGCCAGTGCGCTTTTTCGCGGCCTCGCGGCTTTGCCGCTCTTGCCTGTGATGCCCGACACGGGCCGGCTCCAGGTCGTTCAGCTCGATGACGTGATCTCCACCGTTCTCTTTTTCCTCGAACCCGGCAGTCCATCGCGCCTCACACTTGATCTGGCTGGGCCCGAGGCGCTTTCGATGAGAGAGGTCGTGGGTTGCTATCGCCGCTGGTTCGGATGGAGCAGTGCTCAAGAGTTCATCTTGCCCAATTGGACCGCAGCTACCTTGTACAGGTTGGGGGATGCCGCGGCTCAGCTAGGCTGGCGCCCGCCGATGCGCACCAATGCTGCAAAAGAGATCACGCGTGGCGCTGTCGGCGATCCCCAGCCGTGGATGAGGGTGACCGCCATTCAGCCATCTAGTCTTACAGCCGCGCTATGTCTAAATCCTGCGACGGTGCAGGAGCGATGGTTCGCCGGTCTTTACTTTGTGAAGCCGGCGCTGTTTGTCGTTTTGCCGCTCTTCTGGATTTTGACCGGTATCATTTCCCTCACCGCCGGCTGGCGCAGCGGAGTTGACTTGCTGATTGGCACTGCTGCCGGCGCCTTGGCCGAACCGGCGGTCGTCGCCGGCGCGCTGGCTGACATGGTCGTGGGGGCGTTTATCGCTTGGCGTCCAACCAGCCGGCTTGGTCTTTTCGGCGCTATCGCGGTAACGCTTTTCTATGCGATCGCTGGGAGCATTCTGCGGCCGGATCTTTGGTACGAGCCACTCGGGCCGCTGTTGAAAATCTTCCCGATCCTCGTTTTGCATTTTGCAGCGCTGGCCATTCTGGAGGAACGCTGA
- a CDS encoding ABC transporter ATP-binding protein, translated as MLRIRIEEKTFPGDDGQRRTIFCPLSLDIADGQVCVLTGPSGVGKSTLLSIVSGVDGEFSGSVSGRALPVGMLFQTPRLLPWLTALRNVELAVPGHAPDAARWLAAVGLKGHEQDFPQRLSGGMARRVALARALAVEPALLLLDEPFASLDEATAQAMRRLLQDSFAKRRPTTLLVTHDLAYASSLGDRVIVLEGSPARIVRDVAISRRDEAGSSRFRLGSPVQ; from the coding sequence ATGCTCAGGATCAGAATCGAGGAGAAGACTTTCCCGGGTGACGACGGCCAACGCCGGACGATCTTTTGTCCGCTGTCGCTCGATATAGCCGACGGGCAGGTCTGCGTCCTGACCGGCCCGTCCGGTGTCGGCAAGTCGACGCTGCTGTCGATCGTTTCGGGGGTCGACGGCGAATTCTCCGGCAGCGTGAGCGGCCGCGCGCTTCCAGTAGGCATGCTTTTCCAGACGCCGAGGCTGCTGCCGTGGCTCACCGCCTTGCGCAATGTCGAACTCGCCGTCCCGGGCCACGCGCCCGATGCCGCCCGGTGGCTCGCCGCTGTCGGCTTGAAAGGTCATGAGCAGGATTTTCCGCAACGTCTCTCGGGCGGCATGGCGCGGCGCGTAGCGCTCGCCCGGGCGCTCGCCGTCGAGCCCGCGCTCCTGCTCCTCGACGAGCCGTTCGCATCACTCGACGAGGCGACGGCGCAAGCCATGCGCCGCCTGCTGCAGGATAGTTTCGCCAAGCGGCGCCCCACCACGCTGCTGGTCACCCACGATCTTGCATACGCCTCGTCGCTGGGCGACCGGGTCATCGTTCTGGAAGGATCGCCGGCGCGCATCGTGCGCGATGTGGCAATCTCACGTCGCGATGAAGCCGGATCGTCGCGCTTTAGGCTGGGAAGTCCGGTACAATGA
- a CDS encoding DUF2269 family protein encodes MMYFVLKYLHVIGAAVLLGTGAGIAFFMLMAHRTGNAATIAAVARIVVLADFLFTATAVVAQPLTGLGLAWLAGYSLSEGWIVLSILLYIATGVFWLPVVWMQIEMRNLATQAALSNQAPPERYNQLFRRWFVFGFPAFGAVLAIFWLMIARPAIAWPAL; translated from the coding sequence ATGATGTACTTTGTGCTCAAATACCTGCACGTCATCGGTGCGGCTGTGCTGCTCGGGACTGGCGCCGGCATCGCGTTTTTCATGCTTATGGCACACCGGACCGGAAACGCCGCGACGATCGCCGCCGTCGCCCGCATTGTCGTCCTGGCTGATTTCCTGTTCACGGCTACGGCGGTTGTCGCACAACCTCTGACCGGACTAGGCCTTGCCTGGCTTGCGGGGTATTCACTGTCCGAAGGCTGGATCGTCCTCTCGATCCTGCTTTACATCGCAACCGGCGTGTTCTGGCTGCCTGTCGTGTGGATGCAGATCGAGATGCGAAATCTGGCGACACAGGCCGCCCTATCCAACCAGGCCCCGCCCGAGCGCTACAATCAACTGTTCAGACGCTGGTTTGTCTTCGGCTTCCCGGCTTTCGGCGCGGTCCTCGCCATTTTCTGGCTGATGATTGCGCGCCCGGCAATCGCATGGCCAGCGTTGTAG
- a CDS encoding ABC transporter ATP-binding protein, with protein MNVLSVEHLSHSFGSRRVLDEVSFSVPEGGMCILLGRNGAGKTTLFSLVTGLYHARAGSVLVLGHAMKASPSTALAQMGVVFQQLTLDLDLTAGENLRYHAALHGLSKALSKERSIEELSRLEVADRIDDPVRALSGGQRRRVEIARALMHDPRLLLLDEPTTGLDVPGRRALERHVRELCRERGIAVLWATHFLEELTADDDVVVLHRGTVRWAGRADRLAADLGVASTAEAFALLTGAE; from the coding sequence ATGAACGTCTTGTCGGTCGAGCATCTCAGCCACAGTTTCGGAAGCCGGCGGGTTCTGGACGAGGTGTCGTTTTCGGTGCCGGAGGGCGGGATGTGCATTCTGCTTGGACGCAACGGCGCCGGCAAGACGACATTGTTCTCGCTTGTCACCGGGCTCTATCACGCCCGCGCCGGGTCAGTCCTTGTCCTTGGCCATGCGATGAAGGCGAGCCCGTCAACCGCTCTTGCTCAAATGGGTGTTGTCTTCCAACAGCTGACGCTTGACCTCGACCTGACGGCCGGCGAGAACCTGCGCTACCATGCTGCCCTGCATGGGCTCTCTAAGGCGTTGAGCAAAGAGCGGTCCATTGAGGAGCTCAGCCGGCTCGAAGTGGCCGACAGGATCGACGATCCTGTCCGCGCGCTTTCCGGGGGGCAGCGTCGCCGTGTCGAGATCGCACGCGCTCTGATGCATGACCCACGCCTTTTGCTGCTGGACGAGCCGACCACCGGGCTCGACGTGCCGGGCCGCCGCGCGCTCGAGCGGCACGTAAGGGAGCTTTGCCGTGAGCGCGGCATTGCTGTTCTGTGGGCAACGCATTTTCTGGAGGAACTAACGGCCGATGACGATGTGGTGGTGCTGCATCGAGGAACAGTACGCTGGGCCGGCCGCGCCGATCGCCTCGCTGCCGATCTCGGTGTCGCCAGCACGGCGGAAGCCTTCGCGTTGCTGACGGGGGCCGAATGA
- a CDS encoding ABC transporter substrate-binding protein, translating into MLTANLPGEWLTRHEQGHISRRTALAGIGCWLLAVSSEAEARPQPRVRFGVLGYGTAAWEVDVMRRHALDTAFGVSIEAQRLAGAEAGKTALLAGSVDVIVSDWVWVMRQRSEGADLVFYPYSRAVGALELPQGSPIRTLADLKGKRLGIAGGPLDKSWILLRALGLRQVKRDLAEEVYPVFGAPPLLEQEFLARRLDGLLTFWNFAARLESGGARPLLSVAQVLQGLGVSRELPMLGYVFHESWARANPIALARFTNATVAAKSLLASSDDEWRMLAPQLGTDDLHLQAALRDAYRAGIPRRFGKDERDGAARLFAILAELGGEDLVGKATSLDPGVFWPILA; encoded by the coding sequence GTGTTAACTGCGAACCTCCCAGGCGAATGGCTCACCCGGCACGAACAGGGCCACATCTCGCGGCGGACGGCTCTTGCAGGTATCGGTTGCTGGCTGCTGGCTGTTTCCTCGGAAGCCGAGGCACGGCCACAGCCGCGCGTGCGGTTTGGCGTGCTGGGATATGGCACCGCTGCTTGGGAAGTCGACGTCATGCGGCGGCACGCGTTGGACACTGCATTCGGAGTATCAATCGAGGCGCAGCGGCTTGCTGGAGCCGAAGCGGGCAAGACCGCATTGTTGGCGGGCAGTGTCGACGTTATCGTTTCGGATTGGGTGTGGGTTATGCGCCAGCGGAGCGAAGGCGCCGATCTGGTCTTCTATCCCTATTCTCGTGCCGTCGGCGCATTGGAACTGCCACAAGGTTCGCCCATCCGAACTCTTGCGGACCTCAAGGGCAAAAGGCTGGGGATCGCGGGTGGGCCGCTGGACAAAAGCTGGATTCTGTTGCGCGCGCTCGGCCTCCGTCAGGTGAAGCGCGATCTTGCTGAAGAGGTGTATCCGGTGTTCGGCGCGCCGCCTTTGTTGGAGCAGGAATTCCTGGCGCGGCGACTGGATGGCCTGCTGACATTCTGGAATTTCGCCGCCCGTCTCGAATCGGGGGGAGCAAGGCCTCTGCTCAGCGTCGCGCAAGTGCTGCAGGGGCTTGGCGTATCCAGGGAACTGCCGATGCTCGGCTACGTCTTCCATGAAAGCTGGGCCCGAGCCAACCCGATCGCCCTCGCGCGATTCACGAACGCCACTGTGGCGGCGAAGTCGCTGCTCGCGTCCTCGGACGACGAATGGCGGATGCTTGCGCCGCAATTGGGCACTGACGATCTTCACCTCCAGGCGGCGCTACGCGACGCTTATCGGGCCGGAATCCCTCGTCGCTTCGGCAAAGACGAACGTGATGGCGCGGCGCGGTTGTTTGCAATTCTGGCTGAATTGGGCGGCGAGGATCTGGTCGGCAAGGCAACGAGCTTGGATCCCGGTGTTTTCTGGCCCATACTGGCTTGA
- a CDS encoding ABC transporter permease, producing MTEVSAITTNIQRWQSAAALLAMVLTWQIAASIAANRLFPGPVQVVSVLLHEAVRGELLYHLGISLARVAASLGAAILIGAVLGYAAGRSRRADVWMRPWIVLLLNMPALITVILIYIWLGLADTALVLAVALNKIPNVVVTIREGAGRLDKDFAEMAELYRFGRAAMLRYVVLPQLAPFFLVTLRNGLALTWKIVLLAELLGRSNGVGFQLQVYFQNFDVTHILAYAISFGVVMLAIEYGLLVPLERRLLAWRR from the coding sequence ATGACCGAGGTCTCAGCCATTACCACCAACATTCAGCGTTGGCAGTCCGCTGCGGCATTGCTTGCCATGGTGCTTACATGGCAGATCGCGGCATCGATTGCCGCCAATAGGCTGTTTCCCGGTCCGGTCCAGGTTGTGTCGGTTCTCTTGCACGAAGCGGTTCGGGGCGAGCTGCTGTACCATCTCGGCATCTCGCTCGCCCGCGTCGCCGCAAGCCTTGGGGCGGCAATCCTGATCGGAGCGGTCCTTGGCTATGCGGCAGGCCGCTCGCGCAGGGCCGACGTCTGGATGAGGCCTTGGATCGTGTTGCTCCTCAACATGCCGGCGCTGATCACCGTCATCCTGATATATATCTGGCTGGGCCTTGCCGACACGGCGCTTGTCCTGGCCGTCGCGCTCAACAAGATCCCCAATGTTGTGGTGACTATCCGTGAAGGCGCCGGCCGGCTAGACAAGGACTTTGCCGAAATGGCCGAGCTCTATCGTTTCGGCCGCGCTGCGATGCTGCGGTATGTCGTGCTGCCGCAACTGGCGCCTTTCTTCCTGGTTACCCTGCGCAACGGGCTGGCACTGACGTGGAAGATCGTGCTGCTCGCCGAACTGCTCGGCCGCTCCAACGGCGTCGGGTTCCAGCTGCAGGTCTATTTCCAGAACTTCGACGTCACCCACATCCTTGCCTATGCCATCAGTTTCGGCGTCGTGATGCTTGCCATAGAGTATGGGCTGCTTGTGCCGTTGGAACGCCGTCTGCTCGCATGGCGACGCTGA